The Terriglobales bacterium genome includes the window GCCACGGCCCAGCTCAACGAGACTCCCGCCAAGTTCGTACCCTCGACCGACAGCTTCGACTACGTTCGGCGCGAGGTGATGATCCCGATGCGTGACGGCGTCAAGCTGCACACCGTGATCCTGGTCCCGAAGGGCGCGCGCGGGGCACCGATCCTGCTGACTCGCACCCCGTACAACGCCAAAGAGCTGACCGGCCACGCGCCGAGCCCGCACCTGGGGCCGGTGCTGTGGGGCTACGACAACGCCACCGAGGCGATCGTGGAAGAAGGCTACATCCGCGTGGTGCAGGACGTGCGCGGCAAGTACGGCTCCGAGGGCGAGTACGTGATGACGCGTCCGTTGCACGGGCCGCTCAATCCGACGCCGGTCGACCACGCGACCGACACCTACGACACCATCGACTGGCTGGTGAAGAACCTCCCCGAGTCGAACCGGAAGGTCGGCATCCTCGGCATCTCCTACGACGGCTTCCTGCCCCTGATGGCACTGGTCAATCCCCACCCGGCGCTCAAGGTCTCGGTCCCCATGAACCCGATGGTCGACGGCTGGCGGGGCGACGACTGGTTCCACAACGGGGCCTTCCGCCAGCAGAACCTGCCCTACATCTACGAGCAGGAGGCCACGCGCAAGAACCAGGCCCAGTGGTGGAGCGGCTACTTCGACGACTACGACCTCTACCTGCAGGCGGGCTCGGCCGGCGAACTGGCGCGCCAGCACGGCATGGATCAGATCGGCTTCTGGCGCAAGATCCTCGAGCATCCCAGCTACGACGCCTTCTGGCGCGAGCAGGCCATGGACAAGCTGCTGGCCGCCCAGCCCCTCAAGGTCCCCACCATGCTGGTCGCGAGCCTCTGGGACCAGGAAGACATCTACGGCGCCATCGCCGTCTACCAGGCCATCAAGCCCAAGGACACCGGCAACGACATGGTCTACCTGGTGCTGGGCCCCTGGCATCACGCCCAGGAGATCCGCGAGGGCAGCAGCCTGGGCGCGCTGCGCTTCTCCAGCGACACCGCCCTCTACTTCCGCCAGAACATCCTGCGCCCCTTCCTCGACCACTACCTGAAGGACGATGCGCCCCCGGCGGACGTGGCCCCGGTCACCGCCTTCGAGACCGGAACCAACATCTGGCGCCGCCTGCCCGCCTGGCCGGCGGGCTGCCCCAGCGGCTGCTCGCTCAAGCCCACCCCGCTCTATCTGGAGGCGGGGCT containing:
- a CDS encoding CocE/NonD family hydrolase; the encoded protein is ATAQLNETPAKFVPSTDSFDYVRREVMIPMRDGVKLHTVILVPKGARGAPILLTRTPYNAKELTGHAPSPHLGPVLWGYDNATEAIVEEGYIRVVQDVRGKYGSEGEYVMTRPLHGPLNPTPVDHATDTYDTIDWLVKNLPESNRKVGILGISYDGFLPLMALVNPHPALKVSVPMNPMVDGWRGDDWFHNGAFRQQNLPYIYEQEATRKNQAQWWSGYFDDYDLYLQAGSAGELARQHGMDQIGFWRKILEHPSYDAFWREQAMDKLLAAQPLKVPTMLVASLWDQEDIYGAIAVYQAIKPKDTGNDMVYLVLGPWHHAQEIREGSSLGALRFSSDTALYFRQNILRPFLDHYLKDDAPPADVAPVTAFETGTNIWRRLPAWPAGCPSGCSLKPTPLYLEAGLKLGFTAPQTGDAPFDEYVSDPAKPVPFRARPTRPVGYDIPKGLTWPLWLVDDQREASGRPDVLAFVSEALTAPLKISGQPAVHLVASTSGTDSDWVVKLIDVYPDEVAEQPSMGGYQLMVSADIFRGRYRESLETPHALAPGQPLLYRFELPTANHVFLPGHRIMVQIQSSWFPLYDRNPQSFVPNIFWAKPGDYRKATQRVYHAPGEESFVELPLVTTP